A window from Lytechinus pictus isolate F3 Inbred chromosome 9, Lp3.0, whole genome shotgun sequence encodes these proteins:
- the LOC129268071 gene encoding leucine-rich repeat and IQ domain-containing protein 1-like: MSTMRDGRGLNMDGATEEDDWIEAEIQRELDALSPLDDSALSSGTQDEDDIVNLVEDGEEPPPNGTIPESVTQFLQRVKSRAQNAQIAIEECNNLLESSHKVTDDDDVENFAYKSKELNDLAFQLGEDPEELRDRVIHELEEADRKDLEDYEGQRSEGQVNGLDLVPVLDEESGAVMVYTDVNKFEQDLMEKVQALEGVLQEREEIETREREEARRTMAILDQNAEKLRQKKQQENDEEQRKLAQERRVIQARMEEEIANETRQTQEELQQYQRQIDELSRQTAQERAVFEQEQHQEIQRQHTKKHTAATTIQAAFRSYRVRKPYKKKMRLIQEGLKEKRENERQMEIVLSRKRKEEQKRKEKLEKMKKEEEERKRHEEEEKRKEEERLEIERLERIKLKKEKREKERLEKERQKREEEEAKKQEELKKQSEEILKRILPDHQPKAIEGRPDAGDPNLQDKEGTSNASARQQGSSSTDITNDSTNNETRTNEEQTVSLRESVFITEKSTSFVGEPSSEDIQDLVIDEVKGQERTCEVLDSSVHDGGLGKMSHRHMKTSQKSLDDKKVEVGMHQLSEQQRSMAEESSGGEKSKAENKSIVSHYSTDTVELSVSGKVMQNTVKEKEDLSNAASRKPKATEDITSASLAETATCQQTDVPLNSDTDKLPLQSQGDTSDSLKSRNVNVAEQIKTEKQMDCSLIEQQKEGRSSEGTSQGDCSGEMSNMMEHRPLVGDLEQRRLQWIQDCISLTKLASRAKLASTSTKPRRQLRRPASAKKIQALSEDQIKAVSPSHVPLDQVTTVKLKDLPGSSLTSLTKCQRLKTLNLNNCGVPALESLDESPDILWIDVSYNKIESMLCRDRRFLCGLDVSWNILASLQGIEGCSQLRKLNLSHNKITRISGVETLLSLTHLDLSHNQLVNVSGLTSLVHLQDLNLTSNHLSSVRGLDQCPLLQRLDLSSNSLSQIPNLSNNVLLRSLSLAGNSLSSLGDFTSVWLPLLLHLDLSQNG; encoded by the exons ATGTCAACTATGAGAGATGGGCGTGGCTTAAACATGGATGGTGCAACGGAGGAAGATGATTGGATAGAGGCTGAGATCCAAAGAGAGTTAGATGCCCTTTCACCCTTGGATGATAGCGCCCTTTCTAGTGGAACACAGGATGAAGATGACATCGTCAATTTGGTAGAAGATGGAGAG GAACCACCTCCCAATGGTACTATCCCAGAGTCAGTGACCCAGTTCTTACAAAGGGTCAAAAGCAGAGCACAAAATGCACAGATAGCAATAGAAGAGTGCAACAACCTCTTAGAATCATCACACAAAG tgactgatgatgatgatgtagagAACTTTGCCTATAAGTCTAAGGAGTTGAATGATTTAGCTTTCCAGTTAGGTGAAGATCCTGAGGAGCTCAGAGATAGG GTCATCCATGAGCTTGAAGAGGCTGACAGGAAGGACTTGGAAGAttatgaaggtcaaaggtcagaggGTCAGGTCAATGGATTGGATCTTGTTCCTGTTCTTGATGAGG AGAGTGGAGCTGTAATGGTCTACACGGACGTCAACAAGTTTGAGCAAGATTTGATGGAGAAAGTCCAGGCTCTAGAGGGTGTCCTTCAAGAACGAGAAGAGATTGAGACCAGAGAACGAGAGGAAGCGCGCCGGACCATGGCGATCCTTGACCAGAACGCTGAAAAGCTTCGTCAGAAGAAACAACAGGAAAACGACGAGGAACAGAGAAAACTAGCACAAGAGAGAAGG gTCATACAGGCAAGAATGGAAGAAGAGATTGCTAATGAAACAAGACAAACACAAGAAGAGTTACAGCAATATCAG CGTCAGATTGATGAGTTATCCAGACAGACTGCTCAAGAGAGGGCGGTGTTTGAGCAGGAACAACATCAAGAGATACAGAGACAACACACCAAGAAACATACGGCTGCTACAACTATACAGGCAGCTTTTAGATCATACAG GGTGAGGAAGCCATACAAAAAGAAGATGAGATTGATTCAAGAAGGACTGAAGGAGAAACGAGAGAATGAACGGCAGATGGAGATTGTTCTCAgcaggaaaagaaaagaagagcaGAAACGGAAAGAGAAActtgaaaagatgaaaaaagaagaggaagaaag GAAAAGACATGAGgaagaggaaaaaaggaaagaagaggaGAGGCTAGAGATAGAACGACTGGAGAGGATAAAgctgaagaaggagaagagagagaaggagaggtTGGAGAAAGAACGGcagaagagagaggaagaagaggcAAAGAAACAGGAGGAGCTAAAGAAACAAAGTGAAGAGATCTTGAAGCGAATCTTGCCTGATCATCAGCCAAAGGCAATCGAAGGAAGACCTGATGCAGGTGATCCCAATCTGCAGGATAAAGAAGGAACTTCCAATGCGTCTGCTAGGCAGCAAGGAAGCTCTTCGACTGATATTACCAATGATAGTACTAATAATGAGACCCGTACAAATGAAGAACAGACTGTTAGTCTTAGAGAGTCTGTGTTTATCACTGAAAAAAGTACCAGTTTTGTTGGAGAGCCATCTTCTGAAGACATTCAAGATTTGGTGAttgatgaggtcaaaggtcaggaAAGGACATGTGAAGTTCTTGATAGTTCTGTGCATGATGGAGGATTGGGGAAGATGTCTCATCGTCACATGAAAACATCTCAGAAAAGCTTAGATGATAAGAAGGTTGAGGTAGGGATGCACCAGTTATCAGAACAGCAAAGATCAATGGCTGAAGAAAGTTCTGGAGGTGAAAAATCAAAAGcggaaaataaatcaattgtGAGTCATTATTCTACTGACACTGTGGAGTTGAGTGTGTCTGGGAAAGTAATGCAAAATACGGTTAAAGAAAAGGAAGACCTGAGCAATGCAGCTTCAAGGAAGCCAAAGGCCACTGAGGATATCACTTCTGCGAGCCTAGCTGAGACTGCTACATGCCAGCAGACAGATGTGCCCCTAAATTCAGATACTGATAAATTACCATTGCAAAGTCAAGGAGATACTAGTGATAGTTTAAAATCCAGAAATGTTAATGTGGCAGAGCAAATAAAGACTGAAAAGCAGATGGACTGCTCTTTGATAGAACAGCAGAAGGAAGGAAGAAGTTCAGAAGGCACCTCACAAGGAGATTGTTCAGGAGAAATGTCCAACATGATGGAGCATCGCCCTCTTGTGGGAGATCTTGAACAACGTCGTCTACAGTGGATCCAAGACTGCATATCCTTGAC GAAACTTGCCAGTAGAGCTAAACTTGCTAGTACATCCACAAAACCTAGGAGACAGCTCCGTAGACCAGCTTCAGCCAAGAAGATCCAGGCCCTGTCAGAAGACCAGATCAAAGCTGTGTCACCATCACATGTTCCCTTAGACCAG GTGACTACTGTCAAGTTGAAAGACCTTCCAGGCAGCTCGCTGACCTCTCTCACAAAATGTCAAAGGTTAAAAACTTTGAACCTGAACAACTGCGGAGTCCCAGCCCTGGAAAGCCTTGATGAGAGCCCTGATATCTTATGGATTGATGTATCA TATAACAAGATAGAGAGTATGTTATGTAGAGACAGGAGATTTCTTTGTGGTTTAGATGTATCATGGAATATTCTAGCCTCATTACAAGGAATAGAAGGATGTAGCCAGCTTAGAAAACTCAATCTTAGTCATAATAAGATTACTAGAATAA gtggtGTTGAAACACTTCTTTCTTTGACCCATCTTGATCTGAGTCACAATCAACTGGTCAATGTCTCTGGTTTGACCTCTTTAGTCCATCTCCAAGACCTTAACTTGACCTCTAACCATCTCAGCAGTGTCCGAGGGCTTGACCAATGTCCGCTCTTACAGAGGCTGGACCTCAGCTCTAATTCCCTTTCACAG ATTCCTAACCTATCCAACAACGTCCTATTACGCTCCTTGTCACTAGCAGGGAATAGTCTTTCATCACTGGGGGATTTTACATCAGTCTGGCTCCCTCTATTGTTACATCTAGATCTTAGTCAAAATGGGTGA
- the LOC129268507 gene encoding metalloproteinase inhibitor 1-like: MQLDNSPFDSLAEHNFTEYEHYQGRVKRVLKDESSFANVGDLISFYSPVSACVFPPLELDRPYAIGGKLIDGRLIVGSCDGIAIRFDELTLDQKKGFKRRYKKQCDSCPIEGASEQEEGCIYNPEASQRFGGQDCEYLYSFCKLRKRTGDCRWKRTAHYDTCFAEREALQNDSQP, encoded by the exons ATGCAACTTGATAACTCTCCTTTTGACAGTCTGGCGGAACATAATTTCACCGAATACGAGCACTATCAAGGACGTGTCAAACGGGTATTAAAGGACGAGTCTTCATTCGCCAATGTCGGTGATCTTATATCCTTCTACTCTCCGGTCTCGGCTTGTGTGTTTCCACCACTTGAACTAGATAGGCCTTACGCAATAGGAG GAAAGCTGATAGATGGACGGCTAATAGTTGGATCATGTGACGGGATAGCCATAAGGTTTGATGAGCTAACACTTGATCAAAAGAAAGGATTCAAGAGACGATACAAGAAACAGTGTGACTCCTGTCCA attgagGGCGCCAGTGAGCAAGAAGAAGGATGTATTTATAATCCCGAGGCTTCCCAGAGATTCGGTGGTCAGGACTGTGAATATCTGTATTCCTTCTGTAAGCTCAGGAAACGCACTGGTGACTGTCGTTGGAAGCGTACTGCCCATTATGATACTTGCTTTGCTGAAAGAGAAGCCCTACAGAATGATAGCCAGCCTTAA